A part of Spirochaetae bacterium HGW-Spirochaetae-1 genomic DNA contains:
- a CDS encoding cold-shock protein, with the protein MSQGTVKWFNEQKGFGFITSNDGKDYFVHHTNIMGSGFKTLPEGAEVEFEVEKSERGFRAVQVSVI; encoded by the coding sequence ATGTCTCAAGGTACAGTTAAATGGTTCAACGAGCAGAAAGGTTTTGGTTTCATTACGTCTAATGATGGCAAAGATTATTTTGTACATCACACAAACATCATGGGATCAGGTTTTAAAACGCTGCCCGAGGGTGCCGAGGTTGAATTTGAAGTTGAAAAAAGCGAAAGAGGCTTCAGAGCCGTTCAGGTTTCTGTTATCTAA
- a CDS encoding Fe3+-hydroxamate ABC transporter substrate-binding protein: MYKSDKNVYKLLYNTGSGTMRMIILSMVLVLTGCSPQAGENKAKVVPGETREIMDMKGNRLVVPKNLTRVALLGGPTGQVAYILGVQDRLCAVTKSIVTSELVGMFDPSMKTRPVARTVNGTVHIEQLLSSDPQLVIAGDLDGQIVQKKTSIPVAFFEDSMSHGIEDIKKELKFYASVFEAEDRCKAYCDYLDAMIDLVRKRTAGIPEKDRKSVFNGYNANHLVTLGGDTFMQERIEIAGCRNAAISIRTAGKQEGLHSGLGEVSMEQVLAWNPDIIVVDMGGVDELSRDDRWASIKAVKNRQVFIQPAGVFIWDRPSAEAAALHPLWQASIAYPEKFRDISFVKEVQRFYREIFHFNLSEKQARMIENGYFKSKIMRGVN, translated from the coding sequence GTGTATAAATCTGATAAAAATGTATATAAATTATTATATAATACCGGCAGCGGCACGATGCGAATGATCATACTGAGCATGGTGCTTGTGCTGACGGGCTGCTCTCCCCAGGCCGGCGAAAATAAAGCCAAAGTGGTTCCGGGAGAGACCAGGGAAATCATGGATATGAAGGGGAATCGGCTTGTAGTGCCGAAAAATCTGACCCGCGTCGCTCTTCTCGGCGGTCCGACTGGGCAGGTGGCCTATATACTGGGAGTGCAGGACCGGTTGTGCGCCGTTACAAAAAGTATCGTCACATCGGAACTGGTAGGCATGTTCGATCCCTCCATGAAAACACGTCCCGTGGCCCGCACTGTCAACGGCACGGTACATATTGAACAGCTCCTCAGTTCTGATCCCCAACTGGTAATTGCCGGAGACCTGGACGGGCAGATTGTACAGAAAAAGACAAGCATTCCCGTGGCATTTTTTGAAGACAGCATGTCCCACGGTATTGAGGATATCAAGAAGGAGCTGAAGTTTTATGCCTCCGTATTTGAGGCCGAAGACCGGTGCAAGGCCTACTGCGATTATCTCGATGCCATGATCGACCTTGTCAGAAAACGTACTGCGGGCATTCCGGAAAAAGACAGGAAATCTGTTTTCAACGGGTATAACGCCAATCATCTCGTAACGCTGGGCGGAGATACATTCATGCAGGAACGTATAGAGATCGCCGGCTGCCGGAACGCAGCTATAAGCATCCGGACCGCGGGCAAACAGGAAGGGCTTCATTCCGGCCTGGGAGAGGTTTCCATGGAACAGGTCCTGGCATGGAATCCCGATATCATTGTCGTTGATATGGGGGGCGTTGATGAACTGAGCAGGGATGACCGATGGGCTTCCATAAAGGCCGTGAAAAACAGGCAGGTGTTCATACAGCCTGCCGGTGTATTTATCTGGGACAGACCCTCGGCCGAGGCTGCCGCGCTGCATCCCCTCTGGCAGGCTTCAATTGCCTATCCGGAAAAATTCAGGGACATCTCCTTTGTGAAGGAGGTGCAGCGCTTTTACCGTGAGATTTTTCATTTCAATCTTTCGGAAAAACAGGCCCGCATGATTGAGAATGGTTATTTTAAATCAAAGATCATGCGCGGTGTTAATTAG
- a CDS encoding ABC transporter permease, whose protein sequence is MSRPARVKLILAVLVVVVSIASLMMGRIYIHPLIILKVMASKFFPIVPDWSPTIESVIMNVRLPRLAAGLLVGSGLSISGASFQGLFRNPLVSPHILGVAAGAGFGAALAILLFDSLIITQIFSFAFGIIAVIMAFLLSRVYRSSPILMLVLAGIIVGSLFSALTSFIKYIADPMNRMPAIVFWLLGSLNNVSNKDLIVVAPVFLLCIACLLLIRWRINVIAMGEDDARALGVNTELTGAVIILCATVITAGAVCISGIIGWIGLVIPHIGRLLTGPDHRHLLPVSLLAGAAYLVIVDTIARTVMVTEIPIGILTAIIGAPFFALLLRRNSPGW, encoded by the coding sequence ATGTCCAGGCCGGCGAGGGTTAAGCTTATACTTGCCGTACTGGTGGTGGTCGTTTCCATTGCCTCCCTCATGATGGGCAGAATATATATCCACCCCCTCATCATCCTCAAGGTCATGGCGTCGAAATTTTTCCCCATTGTTCCAGACTGGTCGCCCACCATTGAAAGCGTGATAATGAATGTACGGCTTCCCCGGCTTGCCGCGGGCCTCCTCGTGGGGTCCGGTCTTTCCATTTCAGGGGCCTCGTTCCAGGGACTGTTCAGGAATCCCCTTGTCTCACCGCATATTCTCGGTGTGGCCGCCGGTGCCGGTTTTGGAGCCGCCCTGGCAATCCTTCTTTTTGACAGCCTGATAATCACACAGATATTTTCATTCGCTTTCGGTATCATTGCCGTTATCATGGCTTTCCTGCTCAGCAGGGTATACCGTTCTTCGCCTATACTCATGCTGGTCCTGGCGGGGATTATCGTGGGATCACTTTTTTCGGCACTCACGTCCTTTATTAAATATATCGCCGATCCCATGAACCGCATGCCGGCTATTGTGTTCTGGCTGCTGGGATCTCTGAATAATGTGAGCAACAAGGATTTAATCGTCGTTGCCCCGGTGTTTCTTCTGTGCATCGCCTGCCTGCTTCTTATCCGCTGGCGTATCAATGTCATCGCCATGGGGGAGGATGACGCCAGGGCACTGGGTGTTAACACGGAACTGACCGGGGCCGTCATCATTCTCTGTGCCACGGTCATCACGGCCGGTGCGGTCTGCATCAGCGGGATCATCGGATGGATCGGCCTGGTCATCCCTCATATCGGACGCCTGCTTACGGGACCGGATCATCGTCACCTGCTTCCCGTATCGCTTCTGGCGGGAGCGGCATACCTGGTAATCGTGGATACCATCGCCCGTACCGTGATGGTGACGGAAATTCCCATTGGAATCCTGACAGCCATAATAGGGGCGCCGTTTTTCGCGCTGCTTCTGCGCAGGAACAGTCCCGGGTGGTAG
- a CDS encoding iron ABC transporter ATP-binding protein, with amino-acid sequence MAERIKVEKLSFRYGPVHAPRVFENLSFSVSTGELMCLLGPNGTGKSTLLKCMNGLLKPVSGTVVLDGEDVSSLSREDIARKVGFVPQSHSSVFPFLVRDVVVMGRTPHLTIFSSPSRKDLDIAGHVMEQVGISHLAGKPCTMISGGEWQLVLIARALTQQPEILILDEPTSHLDMGNQLKILNVVHGLARSGLTVVMASHFPDHAFLSSTSVAVLKDGSFTAWGTPDDVVTESLLRDTYGVAVKVLHVEEAGRKVCIPVMKN; translated from the coding sequence ATGGCTGAACGGATAAAGGTTGAAAAACTTTCTTTCAGATACGGACCGGTCCATGCTCCCCGTGTATTTGAGAACCTCTCTTTTTCGGTATCAACGGGGGAACTCATGTGTCTCCTGGGGCCCAACGGTACGGGAAAATCAACGCTTCTGAAATGCATGAACGGTCTCCTGAAGCCGGTGAGCGGAACGGTAGTTCTTGACGGAGAAGATGTATCCTCTCTGTCACGGGAGGACATAGCGAGGAAGGTCGGTTTTGTTCCGCAGTCCCATTCATCGGTGTTCCCCTTTCTGGTCAGGGACGTTGTCGTTATGGGAAGAACACCGCACCTTACAATTTTTTCATCGCCGTCGCGCAAGGATCTCGATATTGCCGGCCATGTCATGGAACAGGTGGGAATATCCCATCTGGCCGGAAAACCCTGCACCATGATCAGCGGCGGTGAATGGCAGCTGGTGCTTATCGCCCGGGCCCTGACCCAGCAGCCGGAAATACTTATTCTTGATGAACCCACGTCGCACCTCGATATGGGGAACCAGTTGAAAATACTGAATGTCGTGCATGGTCTTGCCAGATCGGGGCTGACTGTGGTAATGGCCTCGCACTTTCCCGACCATGCCTTTCTCAGCTCCACCAGCGTTGCCGTATTGAAAGATGGTTCCTTTACGGCCTGGGGAACTCCCGATGATGTCGTGACGGAATCACTGCTGAGGGATACCTATGGCGTTGCCGTAAAGGTGCTCCATGTAGAGGAGGCAGGCAGAAAGGTGTGCATACCCGTTATGAAAAACTGA
- a CDS encoding sulfate transporter produces MNFSKKKTPENKSMRIDVHEIAASVADFGTILPILFAAAMIAKINLGLVLVFLAVWYVITGLVYRIPIPVEPMKAIGAIIIAGGATAGEVAASGITIGLLFLVLGIARGMKYIQNLIPLAVIRGVQLGLTLILLKTSFRFITADPLFSGLGISVIVIFFLLNRYRKVPDFSALIIIVGGIALSLWTRGLPGLSPVAVAIPVISFPRDFLSSGWRLVLPQVPLTIANAILATSLLAKDLFNRDVDSDKLSVTIGLMNLASAPLGGFPMCHGAGGMAAHYRFGGRTGGTNIVAGIILLVFAFFFSDAATVASLPQGMFGALLVFVALELGKHGIKTESPVLTGAMALAALFFNMTAAFAGGLVVVWILKRFGITVK; encoded by the coding sequence ATGAATTTCTCGAAAAAGAAAACCCCGGAAAATAAAAGCATGAGGATAGATGTGCACGAAATCGCCGCCTCCGTGGCCGATTTCGGCACCATCCTTCCCATTCTCTTCGCCGCGGCCATGATCGCGAAAATAAACCTGGGTCTTGTTCTTGTCTTTCTGGCCGTCTGGTATGTCATTACGGGCCTTGTCTACCGGATACCCATACCAGTCGAACCGATGAAGGCCATCGGTGCCATCATTATAGCCGGCGGGGCAACGGCGGGAGAAGTGGCGGCATCGGGCATTACTATCGGCCTTTTGTTCCTGGTGCTGGGTATCGCCAGGGGCATGAAATACATCCAGAACCTGATTCCCCTGGCGGTAATCAGGGGTGTCCAGCTGGGACTTACGCTTATCCTTTTAAAAACATCATTCCGGTTTATCACGGCTGACCCGCTGTTTTCAGGCCTGGGTATTAGTGTTATCGTCATATTCTTTTTGTTAAACCGATACCGGAAGGTTCCGGACTTCTCGGCTCTCATAATCATCGTTGGTGGTATTGCTCTGTCTCTCTGGACCCGGGGCCTGCCGGGACTGTCTCCTGTTGCCGTCGCCATCCCGGTTATATCATTTCCCCGTGATTTCCTTTCCTCGGGATGGCGTCTTGTGCTCCCCCAGGTACCACTCACCATCGCCAATGCTATCCTGGCCACGTCGCTTCTGGCAAAGGACCTTTTTAATCGGGATGTTGATTCCGACAAACTTTCCGTGACTATCGGATTGATGAACCTGGCCTCGGCCCCCCTTGGCGGTTTTCCCATGTGTCACGGCGCCGGGGGGATGGCGGCCCATTACCGTTTCGGCGGCCGTACTGGCGGGACCAATATCGTTGCCGGCATTATCCTGCTCGTTTTCGCTTTTTTCTTTTCCGATGCGGCGACTGTTGCCTCGCTGCCCCAGGGCATGTTCGGGGCACTCCTCGTCTTCGTGGCCCTGGAACTGGGGAAACACGGCATCAAGACTGAATCACCGGTTCTCACCGGTGCCATGGCCCTGGCAGCCCTTTTTTTCAACATGACCGCTGCGTTTGCCGGGGGGCTCGTTGTGGTGTGGATTCTGAAGCGTTTCGGAATTACAGTAAAATAG
- a CDS encoding SAM-dependent methyltransferase, protein MMKNEQDNRNIFSYEEARDYNEVAGTFFAPAFPYIVTRIIKQCGIVNGLALDLGSGPAHLAIETARQTELRLIALDISEHILHFARKNIARAGFSHRITPLIANTKELPVKDRSVDLVISRGSLFAWDLEHAFREINRVLRPGGKAFVGLGLGSREIHEEINHMMNERGRRKKDHPAGKFMNEQKRIFPELLVKLGIHRYEVSNDDSGFWIYLEKEED, encoded by the coding sequence ATGATGAAGAATGAGCAGGACAACAGAAATATTTTCAGTTATGAAGAAGCCAGGGACTACAATGAAGTCGCCGGAACCTTTTTTGCCCCGGCCTTTCCCTATATCGTCACGCGCATCATCAAACAGTGCGGGATAGTCAACGGCCTGGCCCTGGACCTGGGCAGCGGCCCTGCCCATCTTGCCATTGAAACGGCCCGGCAGACCGAACTACGGCTTATCGCGCTCGATATTTCCGAACATATTCTTCATTTCGCCCGGAAAAATATCGCCCGCGCGGGATTCTCTCACCGCATAACCCCACTCATCGCCAATACAAAGGAGCTGCCCGTAAAGGACCGCTCCGTGGATCTCGTCATAAGCCGCGGTTCTCTCTTCGCCTGGGACCTGGAGCATGCCTTCCGTGAGATAAACCGCGTACTGCGCCCCGGAGGAAAAGCCTTCGTCGGACTGGGCCTGGGCTCCCGCGAGATACATGAAGAAATCAACCACATGATGAATGAACGCGGCAGAAGGAAAAAAGATCATCCCGCTGGAAAATTCATGAATGAACAAAAACGCATATTTCCGGAACTGCTGGTGAAGCTGGGAATCCACCGGTATGAAGTCAGCAATGACGATTCAGGCTTCTGGATTTACCTGGAGAAGGAAGAGGACTGA
- a CDS encoding radical SAM protein codes for MKCPVCEIGCELIDGRRGRCGMYEPAGDTIVECYPHRYLTMFPISIETMPLLHHNPRGKFLQISTLGCNFRCSGCISEILTSGLDTMSGSLKEMDACSVIRKAKEEQCLGIVFCVNDPIVSLQTFTALTALAHKEGLLTGCSSNGYFTEQSLEALIPHLDFINLGFKGFNDDAYRSCGAPGIGPVLRNLKILHEKGVHVETAVIYMKGREEEVMGLACHIASLSPRIPFQIMRFVPFGDANMDDEPTIHEAEILCDRIRHILPFTYLFNSPGTDRLNTICPRCGSVLVTREFFGPMGARTLHWSEEGKCECGYTLPFNGNFHREAFHEPGFFGGYRTTRAMEILQSIITCLNIDDTDRVRSLWFELMNNDYLQKFHKEMQDPFKYGEIINFLARKTARENRGKELSLYIESILQRFTEDRAPEQRPRVYYAMGYPLFALNAERIETNLVTIAGGYCVNKDLTRQGKPGVTITAEEFRAFAPEYIFISGFFSCPLSDFYRYCEENNLHCPALENKRVYALPPLWDFGSLRWVLGLLYITGILFPERFSGQMDEETERFYRLFYNISYSSIRPNRSFHRVS; via the coding sequence ATGAAATGCCCTGTCTGCGAAATAGGCTGTGAGCTTATTGACGGCCGTCGGGGCCGTTGCGGCATGTATGAACCAGCCGGTGATACCATAGTGGAATGTTACCCCCACCGGTATCTCACCATGTTTCCCATCAGCATTGAAACCATGCCCCTCCTCCATCATAACCCGCGGGGGAAATTTCTCCAGATCAGCACACTGGGATGCAACTTCCGCTGCAGCGGATGCATATCGGAAATTCTCACATCGGGCCTGGACACCATGTCGGGAAGCCTTAAGGAAATGGACGCCTGTTCGGTCATAAGGAAAGCGAAGGAGGAACAGTGCCTGGGGATCGTTTTCTGCGTCAATGATCCCATAGTGTCGCTGCAGACTTTTACGGCTCTTACGGCCCTGGCACACAAAGAGGGGCTTCTCACGGGCTGTTCATCCAACGGATATTTCACGGAACAGTCCCTGGAGGCGCTGATTCCCCATCTGGACTTCATAAATCTGGGATTCAAAGGATTTAATGACGATGCGTACCGCTCCTGCGGTGCTCCGGGAATAGGCCCCGTTCTGAGAAACCTTAAAATTCTTCACGAGAAAGGGGTCCACGTCGAAACGGCGGTGATATACATGAAGGGGCGGGAGGAAGAGGTCATGGGCCTTGCCTGCCACATTGCATCCCTTTCCCCGCGGATTCCCTTTCAGATCATGCGCTTCGTTCCCTTTGGCGACGCCAACATGGATGACGAGCCCACCATCCATGAAGCGGAGATCCTGTGCGACAGGATACGGCATATCCTCCCCTTCACATACCTCTTCAATTCTCCCGGTACGGACCGCCTTAATACAATATGTCCACGGTGCGGCTCCGTTCTTGTCACACGGGAATTCTTCGGCCCCATGGGGGCGCGGACCCTTCACTGGAGCGAAGAAGGAAAATGTGAATGCGGATACACTCTCCCCTTCAACGGAAACTTTCACCGTGAGGCCTTTCATGAGCCGGGATTTTTCGGCGGATACCGCACGACCAGGGCCATGGAAATCCTCCAGTCCATCATCACCTGCCTCAATATCGATGATACGGACAGAGTGAGATCTCTGTGGTTTGAACTGATGAACAACGATTACCTGCAGAAATTCCATAAAGAGATGCAGGACCCTTTTAAATATGGAGAAATAATAAACTTCCTGGCACGTAAGACCGCAAGGGAAAACAGGGGGAAGGAATTATCACTATACATAGAATCGATACTCCAACGATTCACCGAAGACAGAGCGCCGGAACAAAGGCCCCGCGTGTATTACGCCATGGGCTACCCACTCTTCGCTCTTAACGCCGAGCGCATAGAAACGAACCTGGTCACCATTGCCGGCGGATACTGCGTGAATAAAGACCTGACCCGCCAGGGGAAACCGGGAGTTACCATCACCGCTGAAGAATTCAGGGCCTTCGCTCCGGAATATATTTTCATTTCAGGATTTTTCTCCTGTCCCCTGTCGGATTTTTACCGTTACTGTGAAGAAAATAATCTTCACTGCCCGGCCCTGGAAAATAAAAGGGTATACGCTCTTCCTCCCCTCTGGGATTTCGGCAGTCTCCGCTGGGTCCTGGGCCTTCTCTATATCACCGGCATTCTTTTCCCTGAAAGGTTCTCCGGACAAATGGATGAGGAGACCGAGCGCTTTTATCGGCTCTTTTATAATATTTCATACTCTTCGATCAGGCCAAACAGATCGTTCCACCGGGTATCGTAG
- a CDS encoding SAM-dependent methyltransferase, whose amino-acid sequence MAKMQPHEEEKKAREFDEIARTIFAPIYPILARIILGKIPIQQGICLDLGSGPGHFAIALSNQSNFLTVALDFSSPAQRIAGENIRTADLEKRVVPVQGDVHHLPFRDNSIDLVISRGSIFFWESPVDVFNEVHRILKPGCSSFIGGGFGTPELKAGILEKMQKRSGDFKESSGKRMSPENIERLSSALASSSAKKHRVERDDANLWFVMEKELS is encoded by the coding sequence ATGGCCAAAATGCAGCCCCACGAGGAAGAAAAAAAAGCCAGGGAATTTGATGAAATCGCAAGGACTATCTTTGCCCCAATCTATCCCATACTGGCTCGTATTATCCTGGGAAAAATTCCCATTCAACAAGGAATCTGCCTGGACCTGGGCAGCGGCCCCGGACACTTTGCCATAGCCTTATCTAATCAGAGCAATTTTCTTACCGTGGCCCTGGATTTTTCCTCCCCTGCACAGAGAATCGCCGGGGAAAACATACGGACAGCAGATCTCGAAAAAAGGGTCGTACCGGTACAGGGCGATGTGCACCATCTGCCCTTTCGGGATAACTCCATTGATCTGGTAATAAGCCGTGGTTCCATATTCTTCTGGGAATCTCCCGTAGATGTTTTCAACGAAGTCCACCGCATTCTGAAGCCCGGCTGCAGTTCCTTTATCGGCGGCGGATTCGGTACGCCGGAACTGAAGGCCGGGATCCTGGAAAAAATGCAGAAACGGAGCGGTGATTTCAAGGAAAGCTCGGGGAAACGGATGAGCCCCGAAAACATTGAACGTCTGAGCAGCGCCCTGGCATCTTCATCGGCAAAAAAACATCGCGTTGAACGCGACGATGCCAATCTCTGGTTTGTCATGGAAAAGGAACTATCATGA
- a CDS encoding SET domain-containing protein-lysine N-methyltransferase: MLVKKRLSHTEVGIYTEEDIPEGTLLFSHDDWIEDEKEGWRIMTVEDLDNLTAEEREIFLRYSYDIDFGMIIGTSDWKHARHISNFMNHSCDPNMVYDYNDNIIARRDIAGGEELTIDYGTFIANVDQDFLCSCGSSQCRRRITKDDWKFLAFNYGYKFPTFMHDEIRKLLEMNKTA, translated from the coding sequence ATGCTGGTGAAAAAAAGATTAAGCCACACAGAAGTGGGCATTTACACCGAGGAAGACATCCCCGAGGGTACTCTCCTTTTCAGTCACGATGACTGGATCGAAGACGAAAAGGAGGGTTGGAGAATAATGACCGTGGAGGATCTCGACAATCTTACCGCGGAAGAACGCGAAATTTTTCTGCGATACAGCTATGACATCGACTTCGGCATGATAATCGGCACCTCTGACTGGAAGCATGCCCGGCACATTTCGAATTTCATGAACCACTCCTGTGATCCTAACATGGTATATGATTATAATGACAACATCATTGCCAGGCGGGATATCGCCGGCGGCGAAGAACTCACCATTGATTACGGTACCTTTATAGCAAATGTAGACCAGGATTTTCTCTGCTCCTGCGGCTCCTCCCAGTGCCGGCGGCGGATAACCAAGGATGACTGGAAATTTCTGGCCTTCAACTACGGCTACAAGTTTCCCACTTTCATGCATGACGAAATACGCAAACTGCTGGAAATGAACAAAACAGCGTGA
- the flgB gene encoding flagellar basal body rod protein FlgB, producing MFIESKMMQSNYLLEKALDVESLRRKVISNNVANVDVPHFKRSEVNFESQLKRVINERQEMENKLPALMNDSRHIPFFIPREVTGVQARINLDYNSTYRNDGNNVDIEKEMVDAAQNMMRYNAFVSGLNHNYKLLKLSMKTV from the coding sequence ATGTTTATTGAAAGCAAGATGATGCAGAGCAATTATCTCCTGGAAAAGGCCCTGGATGTGGAATCTCTCAGGAGAAAGGTCATTTCCAATAATGTGGCCAACGTGGATGTGCCTCATTTTAAGCGCAGTGAAGTGAACTTTGAGAGCCAGTTGAAGCGGGTTATCAATGAGCGGCAGGAAATGGAAAACAAGCTGCCGGCACTCATGAATGATTCACGGCATATACCCTTTTTTATTCCCCGGGAAGTTACGGGGGTCCAGGCACGTATAAACCTGGACTATAATTCCACGTATCGCAATGACGGCAATAATGTTGATATTGAAAAAGAAATGGTTGATGCAGCGCAGAATATGATGCGCTACAATGCCTTTGTTTCAGGTCTCAACCATAATTATAAACTGCTGAAATTATCAATGAAGACCGTGTAA
- the flgC gene encoding flagellar basal body rod protein FlgC yields MGMFDSFNIASTGLTSQRLRMDLISNNIANAGTTRTPEGGPYCRKRAIFAPINIRPNYKSPLVPERIEAGIGRGVRVVKIEDDKEPFRLVYDPTHPDAIKTGPKMGYVEMPNVNVVMEMTDLISASRSYEANVMLVNNAKSMFSKALEIGRGGV; encoded by the coding sequence ATGGGAATGTTTGACAGTTTTAATATCGCCTCTACGGGGCTCACATCACAGCGCCTGAGGATGGACCTTATAAGTAATAATATCGCCAATGCGGGAACGACCCGTACGCCCGAGGGCGGGCCTTATTGCAGAAAGCGGGCCATATTTGCCCCCATAAATATCCGTCCCAATTACAAATCACCCCTGGTACCTGAACGGATTGAAGCCGGGATTGGCCGCGGTGTCCGTGTGGTGAAGATCGAGGACGACAAGGAGCCTTTCAGGCTTGTTTATGATCCAACCCATCCCGATGCCATCAAGACCGGCCCTAAGATGGGTTACGTGGAAATGCCTAATGTTAATGTTGTCATGGAAATGACTGATCTTATATCGGCCTCACGATCTTATGAAGCCAATGTCATGCTGGTGAACAACGCCAAGAGCATGTTCAGCAAGGCACTGGAGATCGGCAGGGGCGGTGTTTAG
- the fliE gene encoding flagellar hook-basal body complex protein FliE — protein sequence MNVDAIFTGNVVKMRTTDPLHYNNMKPARLPEDDISSSFAEMLKGAVNKVNNLQIDAEDLSEKMIYEPESVDIHTVMIAQQKAEISLSFAKTVRDEAIRAYRDIINLR from the coding sequence ATGAATGTCGATGCCATTTTTACCGGTAATGTCGTAAAAATGAGGACAACTGATCCTCTTCACTACAATAATATGAAGCCCGCCAGGCTGCCCGAAGATGATATATCGTCATCTTTTGCCGAAATGCTCAAGGGAGCAGTGAACAAGGTCAACAATCTTCAGATCGATGCCGAGGATTTATCGGAAAAAATGATCTATGAGCCTGAATCAGTGGATATTCATACGGTCATGATTGCCCAGCAGAAGGCGGAAATATCACTGAGTTTCGCCAAAACCGTCCGCGACGAAGCAATTCGTGCCTACAGGGACATCATTAACCTTAGATAA